A single genomic interval of Anaerobacillus sp. CMMVII harbors:
- a CDS encoding carbohydrate ABC transporter permease, translating into MQIKVNKQTSVQKPRFKLKGNDHLKKVGLTVGMLVIALFMIMPFLWMISTSLKTPSEVFDFPIKWIPADIQWDHHLKVWTGENSFLKYYANSLKIAVIGSVGAIFIGSLAAYGFAKIHFKGRDLIFLFYLLMMMVPPQVLFVPKFIMFDFAGIYNTHWALIIPTMFTIFGVFFLRQFFLSIPNEISESAFIDGAGHFRIFFQIFLPLAKPAIMTFAILDFSWNWNNYEDALVFLIDEKLFTVPLGLNNFVNEFTIDYNGMMAAASASIIPILILFFIGQRYIIQGVASSAVKG; encoded by the coding sequence ATGCAAATAAAAGTGAATAAACAAACCAGTGTTCAAAAACCACGTTTCAAGCTAAAAGGAAATGACCATTTGAAGAAAGTCGGGCTGACAGTTGGTATGTTAGTCATTGCTCTTTTTATGATTATGCCTTTTTTATGGATGATCAGTACATCCCTAAAAACACCATCGGAAGTATTTGATTTTCCGATTAAGTGGATCCCTGCTGATATTCAATGGGATCATCATTTAAAGGTTTGGACTGGTGAAAATAGCTTTTTAAAATATTATGCAAACTCTTTAAAAATTGCCGTTATTGGTTCAGTTGGAGCCATTTTCATTGGATCCTTAGCTGCCTATGGATTTGCGAAAATTCATTTTAAAGGTAGAGATCTGATATTCCTCTTTTACTTACTAATGATGATGGTTCCACCGCAAGTTCTATTCGTACCGAAGTTCATCATGTTTGATTTTGCGGGGATCTATAATACGCATTGGGCATTAATTATACCGACAATGTTTACGATTTTTGGAGTGTTTTTTCTAAGACAATTTTTCTTAAGTATACCGAATGAAATTTCAGAGTCAGCATTTATAGATGGGGCAGGGCATTTTCGAATTTTCTTCCAAATCTTTCTTCCGCTAGCTAAGCCAGCGATTATGACATTCGCTATTCTCGATTTTTCTTGGAACTGGAATAACTATGAGGATGCGCTTGTGTTTTTAATCGATGAAAAGTTATTTACAGTACCTCTGGGATTAAACAATTTTGTTAATGAATTTACGATTGATTATAACGGGATGATGGCTGCTGCTTCAGCCTCGATTATTCCAATTCTCATTCTCTTTTTCATTGGACAACGATACATCATTCAAGGTGTTGCAAGCTCTGCAGTTAAAGGATAA
- a CDS encoding response regulator yields MWKVLLVEDEILVRETVKEMINWEQFGFQVIGEAGNGEDALHFIREEQPDLVITDILMPIMNGVELLKQTRAEGFQTNFVMLSCMSDFEYVQQALEYGASNYLLKHTMDIDAIENMLKKIRPEIIKRINGNSKEIEEYYQKIWKQVLTSPPQEHMELGKPPFIPETYTLTIVMTYKKLLEKDIFPKDEEAIIHFFQNNGQSTVFYWSEKIPLIKSNGITQKIVYSSLSNLSNISVEWKSLLQKLDLAWYGLDEPTTNSKQQQSSERGEELWEIENEIIQAFMQMKQKTCIKLIDDLWFQLQQNVVSLTVVKEIALGLNNIFCRVSNTPDQETELIITSTSHDQLKEKLLEFTNRYLEYRKNQKCAYTDHSEINKVIEYIQMNYDEQITVKMMSLYIAMNENYLSSLFKKKTGYSLIEYLHKIRITHAKDYLEKTNLPISVISHNVGYENDNYFIKMFKRLMNITPNEYRCQKKN; encoded by the coding sequence TTGTGGAAAGTATTACTCGTTGAAGATGAAATATTGGTTCGAGAAACTGTCAAAGAGATGATCAATTGGGAACAATTTGGCTTTCAAGTTATTGGAGAAGCTGGCAATGGGGAGGATGCTTTACACTTTATCAGGGAAGAACAACCAGATCTTGTGATTACAGATATCCTGATGCCAATCATGAATGGTGTAGAACTTTTAAAACAGACAAGGGCAGAAGGCTTCCAGACAAATTTTGTCATGTTGTCGTGCATGAGTGACTTTGAATATGTCCAACAAGCATTGGAATACGGAGCTTCAAATTATTTGTTAAAACATACGATGGATATCGATGCGATTGAAAATATGCTGAAAAAGATTAGACCAGAAATAATTAAACGCATCAATGGAAATTCCAAAGAAATCGAAGAGTATTATCAAAAGATTTGGAAACAAGTTTTAACAAGTCCTCCACAAGAACATATGGAGCTGGGAAAACCACCTTTTATTCCGGAGACTTATACCTTAACGATTGTCATGACTTATAAGAAACTTTTGGAAAAGGATATTTTTCCAAAGGATGAAGAAGCAATCATTCACTTTTTTCAAAACAATGGACAATCAACGGTTTTCTATTGGTCAGAAAAAATACCTTTAATAAAAAGTAACGGGATTACACAGAAAATAGTTTATTCCTCACTATCTAATTTATCTAACATAAGTGTTGAATGGAAATCGTTATTACAAAAATTAGACCTAGCGTGGTATGGATTGGATGAACCTACCACTAATAGTAAACAACAACAGTCCTCAGAGCGAGGGGAAGAGCTTTGGGAAATTGAGAATGAGATTATTCAAGCATTTATGCAAATGAAACAAAAAACGTGTATAAAGTTAATTGATGATCTATGGTTTCAACTGCAACAAAATGTAGTTTCATTGACGGTTGTTAAAGAGATTGCCTTAGGCTTAAATAATATCTTTTGCCGAGTTAGCAATACACCTGACCAAGAGACAGAACTAATTATTACTAGTACAAGCCATGACCAACTAAAAGAAAAGCTGTTAGAGTTTACTAATCGTTATCTAGAGTACAGAAAGAATCAAAAATGCGCTTATACGGATCATAGCGAAATAAACAAAGTTATAGAGTATATTCAAATGAACTATGATGAACAAATTACAGTAAAAATGATGTCGCTATATATAGCAATGAACGAAAATTATTTAAGTAGTCTTTTTAAAAAGAAGACAGGTTATTCACTCATTGAATACCTTCATAAAATACGGATTACCCATGCAAAAGATTATTTAGAAAAGACTAATTTACCGATCAGTGTGATTAGTCATAATGTTGGCTATGAAAATGATAACTATTTTATCAAAATGTTTAAGCGACTAATGAATATAACGCCAAATGAATATCGATGCCAAAAAAAGAACTAA
- a CDS encoding ABC transporter substrate-binding protein gives MRFKEKAFIFITFLLLISVLVACGNDKTSSTDATKTESTEGKDEVITLHFWGGVPAENGPQDAVDAWNANNPNVQIEYTRYVNDDSGNLRVNTALQTKQQIDILMSHSPNDFEQRVESGFVLDLTEFEGFDIEGKIGAAAARWKRNDTYYAVPTNLNAQFFLLNKDLLDQAGLAVPENWTWEDVREYANALDTDTQIGYAIDHGNLNGIILNALIEDGWVKEDGSSNLDHPNVKKGLELMYAMMHQDQTMPKYAEQVATNMAVDHMFLNGEIAMYQAGAWKFRMTNNLTDYPRDFNIAFAPVPSFAGQDNPAHTVEDAISIISYSKHAEAAWEFIKWYADEGMLALSPGGRVPASVDAPIEEALALITIGATESYDQASLSNVYSLETTKPVVVPPYQVLDAIVREFEKYYLGDQSIDDTIERMVKSHNDHLARN, from the coding sequence ATGAGATTTAAAGAAAAGGCTTTCATTTTTATCACGTTCCTTTTACTAATCAGCGTCTTAGTAGCTTGTGGGAATGACAAAACATCAAGTACCGATGCTACTAAAACTGAAAGTACTGAAGGAAAAGATGAAGTAATTACACTTCATTTCTGGGGTGGTGTTCCTGCAGAAAACGGTCCACAGGATGCTGTTGATGCTTGGAATGCTAACAATCCAAATGTTCAAATTGAATATACTCGTTATGTCAATGATGATAGTGGAAATCTACGTGTAAATACGGCACTTCAGACAAAGCAACAAATTGATATTCTAATGTCACATTCACCAAACGATTTTGAACAACGAGTTGAATCAGGCTTTGTTTTAGATTTAACTGAATTTGAAGGATTTGATATTGAAGGGAAAATCGGTGCAGCTGCAGCTAGATGGAAAAGAAACGATACGTATTATGCGGTACCGACAAATCTAAATGCCCAATTCTTTTTATTAAACAAAGATTTACTAGACCAAGCTGGTTTAGCTGTTCCAGAAAACTGGACGTGGGAAGATGTTCGTGAATATGCGAATGCGTTAGATACAGATACACAAATCGGATATGCAATTGATCACGGGAACCTAAACGGAATTATTTTAAATGCCTTAATTGAAGATGGATGGGTAAAAGAAGACGGAAGTTCGAACTTAGACCATCCGAATGTAAAAAAAGGTCTTGAATTAATGTATGCAATGATGCACCAAGATCAAACGATGCCTAAATATGCAGAACAAGTAGCGACAAACATGGCAGTAGATCATATGTTTTTAAATGGTGAAATCGCAATGTACCAAGCGGGTGCTTGGAAGTTTCGTATGACAAATAACTTAACTGATTATCCAAGAGATTTTAATATTGCGTTTGCTCCGGTTCCATCTTTTGCTGGTCAAGATAACCCAGCTCATACTGTTGAAGATGCAATCTCAATTATTTCTTATTCAAAGCATGCTGAAGCAGCTTGGGAATTTATTAAATGGTATGCAGATGAAGGAATGCTTGCTCTATCTCCAGGTGGTCGAGTTCCAGCGTCAGTGGATGCACCAATTGAGGAAGCTTTAGCTCTTATTACAATAGGTGCTACAGAAAGCTATGACCAAGCTTCTTTAAGTAATGTTTATAGTTTAGAAACTACAAAGCCAGTAGTAGTACCACCTTACCAAGTTCTTGATGCAATCGTCAGAGAGTTTGAAAAGTACTATTTAGGGGATCAGTCAATCGACGACACAATAGAGCGGATGGTCAAGTCTCATAATGACCATTTAGCTAGAAACTAA
- a CDS encoding carbohydrate ABC transporter permease, which yields MLLFHPTQGPINEILKLIGILNPPGWLSSTSSSMYAINIMSIWQILGFNIIIYLAALQDVPEELEEAAKMDGAKRWQITRHVIFPLVSPITLFLLIIGMINTFKNFGLIQAVTGGGPGDSTTVLALYVYQTAFRYYELGYASAIAVILFLVILVITLVQWYGQKKWVHH from the coding sequence ATGCTTTTATTCCATCCGACTCAAGGTCCAATCAATGAGATCTTAAAGTTAATTGGGATTTTGAATCCCCCGGGTTGGTTATCATCAACAAGTAGTTCTATGTATGCCATCAATATTATGTCTATTTGGCAAATCTTAGGGTTTAATATCATTATTTATTTAGCCGCCCTTCAGGACGTTCCAGAAGAGCTTGAAGAAGCAGCCAAAATGGATGGAGCAAAACGTTGGCAAATCACAAGACATGTCATCTTCCCGCTTGTTAGCCCGATTACATTATTCCTACTTATAATTGGAATGATTAATACCTTTAAAAACTTTGGTCTGATTCAAGCTGTTACAGGCGGAGGACCTGGTGATAGCACCACTGTTTTAGCTCTATATGTCTATCAAACTGCTTTTAGATACTATGAATTAGGGTATGCATCTGCAATAGCGGTCATTCTTTTTCTAGTCATTTTAGTTATTACGTTGGTGCAATGGTATGGACAGAAAAAGTGGGTTCATCACTAA
- a CDS encoding carbohydrate ABC transporter permease — MKWMRKQQLLGYLFILPSVTGITLFFFVPLIFTIALSFTSWRGPTGIGTEFIGLQNFQRLFNDEIFYTAFGNTIIYLLHVPVAVILGFIIANILNKRVFMKSSLRAMFFFTLPDK, encoded by the coding sequence TTGAAGTGGATGCGTAAACAACAATTGCTAGGCTATTTATTTATTTTACCTAGCGTTACTGGGATCACTTTGTTCTTTTTTGTCCCGTTAATTTTTACAATCGCACTTAGTTTTACCAGTTGGCGCGGGCCAACTGGTATCGGGACAGAATTTATTGGTCTACAAAACTTTCAACGGTTATTTAATGATGAAATCTTTTATACGGCTTTTGGAAACACCATTATCTATTTATTACACGTTCCAGTCGCTGTCATCTTAGGTTTTATTATCGCCAATATCCTAAATAAACGAGTTTTTATGAAAAGTAGCTTAAGGGCAATGTTTTTTTTTACCTTACCTGACAAGTAG